The DNA region GTTCGACATTGGCGTGACCCGTAAAGCGGCGCGGGTCGATCACCCAGGTGTCAAAGCACGCTTCGCCATGCACGATTTGTTGCGCAAGAAGCCAGCCATGCCCGCCGCCTTCGCCCAATCCCGCGCGCAGACCGATGATACAGAAAGCGTTGCACTTGCCGGGAATCGGGCCGACCAGCGGCGCGCCGTCAATGGTATAGGTGATCGGGCCATTGACGATGGTGTGGATGCCCACCTCCATTAGCGCGGGCATCCGCTCGAAGGCGCCTTCCAACACGTCGGTGACACGATCGAGATCGTCGGGGCACAGGGCATTGACGAATTTTGGGTCGATCCCGTCCATGCCCCAGGTCTTGCAGTCTTGCTCATAAAAACCGACCAGAAGGCCGTTCTTTTCCTGACGGCAGTAATAGTCCGAGATCGGACAGCGCAAGAGCGGCATTCGATGGCCCGCCTCCTTGATCGCCGGAATTTCCTCGGTGAGGAAATATTGATGTTCCATCGAGGCGACGGGATGATGCACACCCATCATCGCGCCCACCTCGTTCACCCGGTAGCCGCAGGCATTCACCACGATATCGCAATCGATGTCGCCATGTACGGTGTGAACGGTCCAGGTGTCGTCCTTGTACTGGGTCAGCGCGGTTACCGGTGTGTTACGATAGACTTCGGCTCCAGCTCTGCGGGCGCGACGCGCCAGCGCCTGGCAAAGCTGCGCGGGGTCGATATCGCCATCGAGAGGATCCCATAGCCCGCCCAAGAGATTATCGGTTGAGATCAGCGGGTGACGATGGGCGCATTCCTCGGCATCAATCACCTCAAGATGCACATCCATCCCGCGCGCCATCGAGGCAAAGTGGCGGTACCCCTGCATCTGCGCTTCGGTATTGGCCAACCGGATGCCACCATCGCCGTGGTGGTAATTGATCGGGTATTCCGGGTCGTCCGCCAGTTCCTTGTAGAGATTGATCGAATGCGTCTTGAGCCCCACCATTGTCTGGTTGCCGCCGAAATTCGTCACCTGGGCGGCTGAATGCCAAGTGGTGCCCGAGGTCAGCTCGTTGCGCTCGACCAGAACGACATCGCTCCAGCCTTCCTGTGTGAGGTGATAAAGCGTCGAGCAACCGGCAATGCCGCCGCCGATGACAACAACTTTGGTGCGCGATTTCATTGAATTGGTCTCCAGCAAGCATCAATGATGATAGGGTCGCGCATTGCCGTTTATCGCAATCTCGCAGTTAGTGTTCAGAAAAAATCACATGTTACATATCAATAACTCTTACAAACCGGGTCATGTCGTATCCTGATCGCCGAATGCCCTGGCCCCCATTCGCGCGCGCAAAGCAGCTGGGCCAATTCCCGACAGATATCGGGGCGCTAAGACTTCAGGTGATAAGCTTGAAGCTTTCCGCAAGCCACGGGTAGCTCTGATGGATCGGAGCAATTGCGTGCGTGCTCACCAGGGTGCGCACCTTGTCATCGACGAGTTCGAACAACGACCGGGAACAATCGGGTGTCTTGATGAGCGCCAGCGTGCGACCAAAGTCTTTTTTCGGAAAACGGTGCATCCGAAGCGAGGTCTGAAACCTTTTGGCGCGCGAAAACAGCAGTGGGGTGGAAATCGTCCAACCGGCCCCTGCGGCCACCATCGCCATCAATGTCTGGTTGTTCGCGCATTCAAACCTGTGCGGCGCAGAAATGCCCGAGCGACCTAGGTGGGATTCGATCTGACGGGCGATGACCAGATTGCTGGAGAATCGCAGAAACGGGAGTTTCGCTCGTCCTTCCATGATATCCGGTATCGATTGCGCGAAGTTCAACGGAAGAACCAGAACATATGGATCATGCAGCAACGGACGATCTTGCAGGTCGCGAAACTGCTCGCTTGGGATACTGGCGATACCAAGATCCAGTTGACGGTTGCGCAGCATCTCGATGATCGTGTGGCTGGAATCCGTGTGGTACAAAAAATCGCATAGCGGCCTGTTTCTGGACAAGTATACGGCCAGTTCGGGTATGATATCGCTGTCAAAATCCTCGATCGTGCCGAGCCTCAGATAGCTCGCTTCGGAAATGCTGTCGGCAGAAGCTTCTGCCACGGCTTTGCGTATGGAATACAGGGCATCTTCGATGTTTCGCAGAAATACCTGCCCCTTCTTGGTTGGCACCATCGGCCTGCGGGAATGGTTGAACAGTTCGACCCCCAGGTGGTCTTCAAGATTGCGAAGATGATGTGAAACGGTACTGACGGTGAGACCGGTCTCTTGAGCGGCTGCTTGTAAGGAGCCTTTTTGCGCGCAGATCTGGAACAGTTCCAACCACTTCAGACTCAGATCTTTGCGGGCGGATTTTTGTGGCATGAGGGCGGTCCTGATGTCCTTCGAAGTTGTCGCATTTCTCGCAACTCATGAGAATAATGATCTCAAAAACTCGAAATTGAAAGAATTGCGTCTAACAGATCCGAAAACTGTGGAAGCCTTCCAGCCCAGAGTGCACCGCGCATGAACCGCAATCGAAAGGACACCGCAACAGGCCAAGATGTGCTATCACATTCAGGGAAGTCTGAAAACCGCGATAAAGAGGAGACTCTCCTGGGGCACCTGGCACGCTGTTGATACTGGGCCAACTGAACATAACAGCCAAACTGCCAGCAAGGTAGACGGCTCAACAAATCCAAAGGGAGTAAACTATGAAATCGAAAACCAGAAATGCAATGATTGCCGCGCTATCGGCAGGGGCCACGCTGTTTGGCGCGTCTCAGGCTATGTCCGAAGAAATCACCGTTGCGTATTTTCTTGAATGGCCAATGCCATTTGAATACGCCAAACAGATGGGCACCTACGAAGAAGCCCTCGGCGTCGACATCAACTGGGTTAGTTTCGAAAGCGGCGTCAAAATGTCGGCCGCAATGGCGTCCGGCGACGTTCATCTGTCCGTCAGCCAAGGTGTGCCGCCCTTTGTCGTGGCAACTTCGGCCGGTCAGGATCTGCAAATTCTCGACGTGGCGGTATCTTATGCCGACAACGACAACTGCGTCGTGCGGTCCGAGCTTGAGATCGACAAAACCAACGCCGGAGAGCTTGCGGGCAAAAAAGTCGCGGTTCCGCTCGGCACTGCCGCGCACTACGGCTTTCTCAAGCAGATGAGCCATTTCGGCGTTGATGTTGCCACTATGGATGTGGTCGACATGGACCCGCCCGATGGCGCGGCGGCAATCGCGCAAGGTGCGGTCGACATGTTCTGCGGCTGGGGTGGTTCGCTGCGCCGTGCGCTTGAACATGGCAACATCCTGATCACCGGTGCCGAGAAAACCGAACTCGGTATTCTCGTTTTCGATGCGACGACAGGACCGGCTGGCTGGGTGGCCGAGAACGGCGACATGGTGAGCAAGTTCCTTAAAGTGACGGCAGACGCAAACGCGATGTGGGCCGATCCGGCCAACCATGCCGAAATGCTGCCGCATATCGCCAAAGATGCCGGCATGGACGAGACTGCGACCATGGAAACAATGTCGACCTTCAACTTCCCGACCGTCGAAGAGCAACTGGGCGCCACTTGGCTGGGTGGCAATGCACAGAACTTCATGAAAGGCGTCGCAGACGTTTTTGTTGAAGCCGGGTCTATCGATAGTGCTCTTGCAACTTACGAGAACGCTGTGAACACGGGTCCGTTGTCTGCTGTCGGCGGCATGTAAGTAGCCCTATTGGCGATGGCACAAGTTGGTTTAAGCTTGTGCCATCGTTCCTTACGAGCAGCTCCGGAGGCCTCATGTCCACGCTTTCAATCGAAAATATTTCAATGCGGTTTGACCTTCCGAACGGCTCTCACGTACAGGCACTTAAAGACGTGTCGTTGGAACTCAATACCGGCGAACTTCTTAGCGTGTTGGGTCCGTCCGGTTGTGGCAAGACAACGTTGTTGAATATCGTCGCCGGTTTTCTTGCGCCGACCGAAGGTCAGATCATACTGAACGGGCACACGGTTATCGGCCCCGACGCTGAACGTGGCATGGTGTTCCAGCAAGGTGCATTGTTCGAATGGATGGACGTCCGGGGAAATGTCAGCTTTGGGCCGCGTATGAAGGGCCAGAAAGAGGCCCAATGGGGCGCACATGTGGATCACTTGCTTGATGTCACTGGATTGGGTGATTTCAAGGATAAGGCAATCTATGAACTGTCCGGTGGTATGCAACAGCGCGTGGCTTTGGCCCGCTGCCTTGCCAACGATCCCGATGTGATCTTGATGGACGAACCGCTTGGCGCGCTAGATGCGTTGACGCGAGAGAAGATGCAGGGGCTTGTTCTCAAACTCTGGAAAGAAACCGGGAAAACCATCATCCTCATCACCCACTCGGTTGAAGAGGCTATTTTGCTCGGGGAACGTCTGTTGGTCATGGCGCCTCGCCCCGGACGCATTCACAAGGAATACAACCTACCTTTTGCCGACATGGGGGTTGATGCAGATCTGCGCGAAGTCAAACAAGCAAAGGGCTATGCCGAAACACGCGAAGAAATCCTCGAAATGATCTGGGACATGGAGGAAGAAATCATGGGCCGCACGGGGGACACACAATGATCGGGATATTCATCCTCGGCGTCTATCTGGCGATTTTCGCGCTTTCATTTCTGGTCGTTCGTTTCCTCGTACAGCGTACGGTGCACGACTATACGTCGCTGAAAACCGTCACTTTCGGCGATGAAAGCGCTGTTACATCGAACCGGATCGCTTCAATCGTGTCGGTCGTGACAATCTTTCTCATCTGGGGGTCGTTTACAGGCTCTGCATGGGTGCCGGGATTCCTTCATGCACCTGGCCCGTTCGTGGGTGACACCTCGTTCACATATACGATAGAGACGACGGACGGCGTGCGCGACGATGCCACTGTGCAGGTCCGCGTCTTCAATTTCGGTGAAACCGCCACCAAATTCGATGTCGATCCGGGTGACGGCATCGCCAAGAACGACGCTGTGGCGATGAACGCCTCGCGCTCGACAACAATCCTGTTTGATATAAACGACGAGGTCTCGCGTAAGGACGGTGCGCATGTTGTGGCTATCGACGGGACGGCAATAAATCAGGATGGTGAAATAAAGACACCTGCCGGCCGCTTCACCCTGACCGACAAGGGTGCAATCAACTTTTCTCCACCCTCAGGTTTGCAAATGGAACCCATCTGGTTACCTCCGCCAGAGGCGGTGGTTGCCCGGCTCGTTGAGATTGCCGACGAGGGATACCGCAATAGTACCCTGTGGAAGCACCTGGGCTATTCGTTGTTTCGGGTGATTGCCGGGTTCTTCTTTGGTGCGCTTCTGGGTATCCCGTTGGGTTACGCGATGGGATTGTCCAACTGGTTTCGCGGCTGGTTTGAACCGATCGTCGAATTCATGCGGCCGGTTCCACCGCTGGCGTTGATTCCCTTGGTCATCATCTGGTTCGGTATCGGTGAAACCGGCAAGATCATCCTGTTGTTCCTTGCTTCACTCTGGATCATGGCGATTGCTGCCAGGGCAGGCGTATCAGGCGTGAATATCTCAAAAGTCCACGCAGCATACTCACTTGGCGCAAGCAAGTTTCAGATCATGCGCTATGTCATCATGCCCAATTCATTGCCCGAGATTTTCACCGGGGCGAGGGTGGCAATGGGGGTATGTTGGGGGACCGTTGTTGCTGCTGAGCTTGTTGCTGCGTCGGAGGGGGCGGGCATGATGATCATGGTCGCTTCGAAATTCCAACTGACCGACATTGTGTTGATGGGGATCATCCTGATCGGCGTTATCGGCTTTGCTATTGATATCTTGATGAGCAAAGCTGAGAACCTTCTGGTGCCATGGAAGGGCAAAAGCTGACCAGAATTAATTTCTGGTTGCATGCGGGACGCACGTTACCCTGAAGCGTATCAATCAAACTGCGCTTAGGGGGGTGCCTTGAAACGCTTTAGCCAAAGCGAAGGAAGACCTTTAGAAGGTCCGCGCGGTCAAGCATCCCGACGAGTTCACCGTTACGAATAACCGGATAGGTCCGGAACGACCGCTCAAGGAATACTTCAGCGGCCGTGACGAAATCGGTTTCGGACTCTATCGTGGCAATCTCGGTGCTCATTCGTTCGGCCACGGTCCCGTTCCACTGCTGGTAATAGCTCGCGTTCAGAGCGGGACGAAAGCAGTCCTTCTCGGTAAGGATACCGATCAGCTGTCCCGCCGTGTCGACAACAGGTGCCGCCGATATGTTTCCCGATGCCAAGTATGCAGTGGCCTCGCGTATCGGGGTCTCGGGGGTCAGGCGCAGGAAGTCGGTCTGCATGATAGACGAGATTCGCTCCTCAGTCATTTCCGTGCTCCAGTTTTTTGCGGTGCGGGCATCCGTCGCATCTGCTCTCGGGCAGGCAGGAAAGGCCCCCGCACGACGTCTGTGGTGGACGCCCCCTGATCAACAAGCCAAGCGCCAGCCCGCCAAAGACGAGAAGGAAGATACCGATGGACAGGATCAATTCCATTGGGGCGCCTCATGCAAGGACGCCTGCATCGATGCCGACCGTGGCGTCCCTATTGGGTGTGTTGATGTGAAGGATCGGCGGGCAATTGTCATGGCTTACGTCCCGAAATCGTCGTTGAAGATGAAGCGGCGTTCGACACCCAGCCGCTCAAGCGTCGCGATAACGGCCGAAATCATGACTGGTGGCCCGCAGAGGTAGTATTCGCAGTCTTCCGGGGCAGGGTGGGCAGACATACCTTTGCGCACAGTTTCGTGGATAAAGCCCGTCTCACCCGTCCAGCGATCCCCCGGCGCCGGATCGGACAGGGCCGGTGTCCAGGAAAAGGTTGGGTGATTGGCGGCGATCCGTTCGAACTCGTCGACATAAAACAGATCGGCGGCGGTTCGCGCGCCGTAGAAATAGAACATCCGCCGAGTGGATCCCTGGCCGATCTGTTCGTGGATCAACGCGCGCAAAGGCGCCATCCCGACGCCGCCGCCGATGAACACCATATCCTTGTGCGTAGGCTGTGCATGGAATTCGCCGAATGGACCGGCCACGGCGACGGTATCGCCGTCTTGCAGAGAAAACAGGTAGGACGACACGACACCCGGAGGAATTTCGTTTTCCTGACCTGCGGGCGGCACCGCGAGGCGGATATTGAACACGAGGCTGCCAGCGTCCTCGGGCCGGTTTGCGATGGAATAGGCGCGGCTGACGGGTGTGTCAGAGCTGCCCTTCAGTTCGCTCCAGCCAGACACCCGCCACGTTTCAATAAACCGGTTGGGAATGTCGAGCCGGGAGAAATCCAGATCGTAGGCAGGCGCGCGCAGCTGCATGTAGGCGCCCGCGCGGAAATCAATTTCTTTTCCCACTGGAAGATCGAGCACGAGTTCGCGGATCAGCGGAGCCAGCATTCGATTCGAGCGCACCCGGCAGTTAAAGCTGTCCGCTTCCAGAACCCCGGCCGCGATTGACACGTCTACCGCCCCGCGCAGATTGACCTGACAGGCCAGCCGGATATGAACCTTGCGCTCGTGGGGTGACAGGATACCGCGCTCGGTCGCCACTGGCTGGCCCGCGCCTCCGCCCGTCACCTCGACACGGCAAAGCCCGCAAGTCCCCTTGCCGCCGCAGGCTGCGGGAACCGCAACGCCCGCTTTATGCAGCACCGACAACAGGACATCGCCGCGCGCGGCGTCGATACGGGTGTCGCCGTTGATGGTTACGACGAGCGATTCCTGAGGGACGAGCGCATTGCGTGCAACCAAGAGTCCCACTGTCAGCAGCAGGACGAGCAGGATCAGCAGCAGGCTTCCGACGGCGATTTCGATCATATCGCGACCATTTGTGCAAATGCCGCAAACCCGAGGGACATGAGGCCGGCCATGATGAAAGCGATGCCGAGGCCACGCAATCCCTCGGGCATGTCAGCATAGGCCAGCCGTGCTCGAAGCGCACCCAAGAGTATGACAGCAAGCGCAAAACCCGCGCCGCTGCCAAGGCCAAAGGCCACCGATTCGATGAAGTCATAGCGCCGCTCGACCATGAACAGGCTACCCGCGAGGATTGCGCATTGCACGGTCAACAACGGTAGGAAGACGCCAAAGGAAGCATGGACAGTGGGCAAGAACCGGTCGAGCAGCATCTCGATCAATTGAACGGTCGCCGCGATCACGCCTATGAAAGCGATAAGAGACAGATAAGAAAGATCGAGGGCGCCATACCCGGCCCAGGTTAGCGCGCCGGGGGCAAGAAACCCGTTATAGATCAGGTTGTTCAGCGGAACGGTGATGCCAAGGA from Rhodobacteraceae bacterium LMO-JJ12 includes:
- a CDS encoding LysR family transcriptional regulator is translated as MPQKSARKDLSLKWLELFQICAQKGSLQAAAQETGLTVSTVSHHLRNLEDHLGVELFNHSRRPMVPTKKGQVFLRNIEDALYSIRKAVAEASADSISEASYLRLGTIEDFDSDIIPELAVYLSRNRPLCDFLYHTDSSHTIIEMLRNRQLDLGIASIPSEQFRDLQDRPLLHDPYVLVLPLNFAQSIPDIMEGRAKLPFLRFSSNLVIARQIESHLGRSGISAPHRFECANNQTLMAMVAAGAGWTISTPLLFSRAKRFQTSLRMHRFPKKDFGRTLALIKTPDCSRSLFELVDDKVRTLVSTHAIAPIHQSYPWLAESFKLIT
- a CDS encoding ABC transporter substrate-binding protein codes for the protein MKSKTRNAMIAALSAGATLFGASQAMSEEITVAYFLEWPMPFEYAKQMGTYEEALGVDINWVSFESGVKMSAAMASGDVHLSVSQGVPPFVVATSAGQDLQILDVAVSYADNDNCVVRSELEIDKTNAGELAGKKVAVPLGTAAHYGFLKQMSHFGVDVATMDVVDMDPPDGAAAIAQGAVDMFCGWGGSLRRALEHGNILITGAEKTELGILVFDATTGPAGWVAENGDMVSKFLKVTADANAMWADPANHAEMLPHIAKDAGMDETATMETMSTFNFPTVEEQLGATWLGGNAQNFMKGVADVFVEAGSIDSALATYENAVNTGPLSAVGGM
- a CDS encoding ABC transporter ATP-binding protein, with product MSTLSIENISMRFDLPNGSHVQALKDVSLELNTGELLSVLGPSGCGKTTLLNIVAGFLAPTEGQIILNGHTVIGPDAERGMVFQQGALFEWMDVRGNVSFGPRMKGQKEAQWGAHVDHLLDVTGLGDFKDKAIYELSGGMQQRVALARCLANDPDVILMDEPLGALDALTREKMQGLVLKLWKETGKTIILITHSVEEAILLGERLLVMAPRPGRIHKEYNLPFADMGVDADLREVKQAKGYAETREEILEMIWDMEEEIMGRTGDTQ
- a CDS encoding ABC transporter permease subunit; its protein translation is MFILGVYLAIFALSFLVVRFLVQRTVHDYTSLKTVTFGDESAVTSNRIASIVSVVTIFLIWGSFTGSAWVPGFLHAPGPFVGDTSFTYTIETTDGVRDDATVQVRVFNFGETATKFDVDPGDGIAKNDAVAMNASRSTTILFDINDEVSRKDGAHVVAIDGTAINQDGEIKTPAGRFTLTDKGAINFSPPSGLQMEPIWLPPPEAVVARLVEIADEGYRNSTLWKHLGYSLFRVIAGFFFGALLGIPLGYAMGLSNWFRGWFEPIVEFMRPVPPLALIPLVIIWFGIGETGKIILLFLASLWIMAIAARAGVSGVNISKVHAAYSLGASKFQIMRYVIMPNSLPEIFTGARVAMGVCWGTVVAAELVAASEGAGMMIMVASKFQLTDIVLMGIILIGVIGFAIDILMSKAENLLVPWKGKS
- a CDS encoding CBS domain-containing protein gives rise to the protein MTEERISSIMQTDFLRLTPETPIREATAYLASGNISAAPVVDTAGQLIGILTEKDCFRPALNASYYQQWNGTVAERMSTEIATIESETDFVTAAEVFLERSFRTYPVIRNGELVGMLDRADLLKVFLRFG
- the nqrF gene encoding NADH:ubiquinone reductase (Na(+)-transporting) subunit F; this encodes MIEIAVGSLLLILLVLLLTVGLLVARNALVPQESLVVTINGDTRIDAARGDVLLSVLHKAGVAVPAACGGKGTCGLCRVEVTGGGAGQPVATERGILSPHERKVHIRLACQVNLRGAVDVSIAAGVLEADSFNCRVRSNRMLAPLIRELVLDLPVGKEIDFRAGAYMQLRAPAYDLDFSRLDIPNRFIETWRVSGWSELKGSSDTPVSRAYSIANRPEDAGSLVFNIRLAVPPAGQENEIPPGVVSSYLFSLQDGDTVAVAGPFGEFHAQPTHKDMVFIGGGVGMAPLRALIHEQIGQGSTRRMFYFYGARTAADLFYVDEFERIAANHPTFSWTPALSDPAPGDRWTGETGFIHETVRKGMSAHPAPEDCEYYLCGPPVMISAVIATLERLGVERRFIFNDDFGT
- the nqrE gene encoding NADH:ubiquinone reductase (Na(+)-transporting) subunit E gives rise to the protein MSGSVEIFLRAMFVDNMPLTLFLGLCTFLALSRRTESAVGLGVAMIIVLGITVPLNNLIYNGFLAPGALTWAGYGALDLSYLSLIAFIGVIAATVQLIEMLLDRFLPTVHASFGVFLPLLTVQCAILAGSLFMVERRYDFIESVAFGLGSGAGFALAVILLGALRARLAYADMPEGLRGLGIAFIMAGLMSLGFAAFAQMVAI